DNA sequence from the Schistocerca americana isolate TAMUIC-IGC-003095 chromosome 2, iqSchAmer2.1, whole genome shotgun sequence genome:
CCTAATACCAATCAAAAAAATATAACTGTGTTTTAAAACTTAAGATTCTGCATAAACTCTTATTTAGGTACATAATAGTGCCACTGTATTTTCAAATTAAGTATATAATATTCCTCTATATTTACTGAGGGTTGCTTAAGACTTACTGTGGAATAGCAACGTTTActatgtaaataaattacaaaaaaggaCAGAAACAACAAAATGTGTATTTGGTGTGGTTTCGtgcatgctccccccccccccccaccctctctctctctctctaccacacacacacacacacacacacacacacacacgcacacacagtgacAGGTAATAAGCTACCAGACATATTTACGTTGATACAGTACATAAGTTCAAGCACCATTCAGCTATGAAGCTGTAACTACACAGGAGTGAACACACTGAGTCTTTGTTTTGTCTTGAACAGCCCAGcacaaaaattcaaagaaatattaacaATTAAAAACAATATAGGCTCTAAATcagaacaaaaaactgaaaataacagATATGTTTGATGTTAAAATTCTTCTGAAGTGTAACATTTCTTGCTTGTTTAGACTGTACAGTACTAACTAAATCTGTGAAAGAAGATTTTAGTGCCATTTCATTTACTGCCAAAACAGAGATATGTTCACAGAATGTTAAGCATGGTATAGACTATTATTTGCTACACTGCAGCTACATTATTTCACCAAAAATTGAATTTATTTTAGCTTATACTGCTTGTAGTTAAATGGCTGCAGATCATAAAATCACTGAATCCTCTTAAGTACTCAAACCCCAATATAAAAAATGAACAATGACCTACACATATTGACAATGTTTCAAAATAGAAcatctaaatatttaaatattagtcTTGATAACTTACCACATATAATCACAACAATGATTACATTAGCACATATTCATACAATGAAACATCTCAAAGCAGCTGCTCTTATTATCAGTATTTAGGCATATGAGGTAATCCTGTATTGAAACAAAGTCCTGCATAACATACTTACACCTATCTTGGTCCTTATTGTCAAACACATCACGAATGCATGTAGGTATGGTCATTAACTATGAGATAGACAAGCTACCACAACAGAGAGAGATATGAAGAGTTCACATTTCTTCGTTACTGACTCAGTGTTTATGGTTTTCCTCTGAAATCCATTCAGTTAACTCTGCATTCTGGGTATATCATTAACTTGCACCACACTTTCACAACTGTTGTCACAACTTAAATAGCCTAATATATCAGTACAAATCTTATCAGCCAAAGAACACAGCTTCCTACACGTATAACATGAATTTCTCTTCGAGCACTTGAAGAGGGctttcaataaaattttgtgatTCAGTAGCTTGTGCTATTAAACCTTCCACATTTATTTCTACAGGCTTGTTATTGCAAGGCTATTCTTTGTTTAGTAACAATACTTGCTTCAACACCCAATTGGTAAGCATTTTAGATAGAATTGTACCACTGCCAGTGACCTTATACTGGTAATGCTGAAGGCCATTCAGCGAtgattaaaaaattaagtaaagcAAATAAGTAACATTTTTCAAAGTATGTGTCCGAAATAACCAGAAAGGTAACTGACAGCTAACTGTTTCATGCTGTTCTAAAATGCCATAGCCCTGAATAGCAGGAAATATGTCTAAAGTTTACAAGATATTACTTTACTGTCTTTTCCATTCATTTTTTACCTAACTTCAGTTACATATTTCCCGAAGTAATTTAAGATGTTTTAAGCCAAATCTGGAATTGTAAGTAAATCATTTGATCAGTTAGTAACCAAATTAATCatttcagaaacaaaacaaaattttgaggtgCTCACAAACATTCAATAATTGCACCCAGAATGTACATAACCAATACACCTCTATAGTGTGATTGTTGTAGCACTACACAGAAAACTAAATCAGTGTAGAAAAGGCATATGATTTGCATCTACCAGGCTGCAGGCAAGAACATACAAAAAaccaaaatataaatttaattttgcagTTTTTCTAGGTACTGTCTGAATAGTCTCCAGGCAGCGAAAATGCTTTTCTATGCGAAATGCTGCAGGTAATGTCGTAAGTGGTAGCAGGAACCACATAGAGTATCTAAGACCTAGAGCCACAAATAAAATATATGGGGTAAAAAGGAGAAATGCATACAAAATATGTGAAGCTGTTTGTCCAATCAATATAGCAAGTGTTACAATTCCAGCACGGCTGTCACTTTCCAGATCTCTTGTATTGTTGCTGTGTAAGATAGCTTCTGTGTTTAACGCTAATGGAATTGCATAATAAATCGTTCCCCAGTCGACATGCCCTGTCTGGGACATGAAGGAAAACAACACTGATATAGGTCCAAATATAATGAGTATTATAACGTCACCTAATGCGATGTACTTCAATCCTATTCCACCAGTGTACAGAAATGAACTAGAAAGTCCGCCAAAATACACCAAAGCCAAGTGTTCCATTTTTGCCGGTGAAACTGCTGCCAAGCAAATAAACCCAAGGCAGCCTGCTGCATACAACATTGCACCAAGTGTAACAACTTCATCCTTAGACAAAATATGGTCTACAAGGATACGATCATCACTCTTTCGTCCATCTATACCCTTCACGTAATCGAAGTACGTGTTCACAACATTCCCAGCACCATGCACTGTCACGACTGTAAACAACGTCAGTAATAATATAACCCAACTGAAGTATCCACACTTGTATGATAGTGCACATCCCAATAAGGTAGGCATCA
Encoded proteins:
- the LOC124596625 gene encoding ubiA prenyltransferase domain-containing protein 1 homolog, whose product is MGTEETNNIRHQEANHTVTAKPKFMKLSSYVLALRPWSLSGSLMPTLLGCALSYKCGYFSWVILLLTLFTVVTVHGAGNVVNTYFDYVKGIDGRKSDDRILVDHILSKDEVVTLGAMLYAAGCLGFICLAAVSPAKMEHLALVYFGGLSSSFLYTGGIGLKYIALGDVIILIIFGPISVLFSFMSQTGHVDWGTIYYAIPLALNTEAILHSNNTRDLESDSRAGIVTLAILIGQTASHILYAFLLFTPYILFVALGLRYSMWFLLPLTTLPAAFRIEKHFRCLETIQTVPRKTAKLNLYFGFLYVLACSLVDANHMPFLH